A stretch of the Papaver somniferum cultivar HN1 chromosome 6, ASM357369v1, whole genome shotgun sequence genome encodes the following:
- the LOC113286529 gene encoding F-box protein At3g07870-like translates to MERRTLSVLLLLAKFQIKEIDVTVGIAGEPNLRLWCWRLICELMVMGGLGRRRYTLQMVVAEIFVTLVILKDMSVCSKRNTEVSRVEIYTLGSDSWKTSMSCIPYKLSGEEPGVFVNGALHWLANTFTSNNNYKPRVIVSFDLEEEIFKEIPLPEEVRMDDFDYRFVDVLRGCLCLLCSVSKVGFVIWEMKNYGVRKSWTKLYKTDPQLMMALDIPTYHYIRSAVFLQNGEILLQIRLHDGQRYSSSFEWQKRSTVVRICWEDIIIT, encoded by the exons atggaaaggagGACTCTCTCTGTCTTACTATTATTGGCAAAG TTTCAAATCAAAGAAATTGATGTTACTGTTGGTATTGCAGGTGAGCCGAATTTGAGGTTATGGTGTTGGAGGTTGATCTGTGAACTCATGGTGATGGGTGGTTTAGGAAGAAGGAG ATACACTTTACAG ATGGTTGTTGCAGAAATTTTTGTTACTCTTGTGATTCTTAAGGATATGTCAGTTtgcag CAAGAGAAATACGGAAGTTTCTAGAGTTGAGATATACACTTTGGGTTCAGATTCATGGAAAACATCCATGTCTTGCATTCCGTATAAACTTTCTGGAGAAGAGCCTGGTGTGTTTGTAAATGGAGCTCTCCACTGGTTAGCAAATACGTTTACAAGTAATAACAACTATAAACCACGAGTTATAGTTTCTTTCGacttggaagaagaaatattcaaaGAAATACCACTACCTGAAGAAGTACGTATGGACGATTTCGATTATAGATTTGTTGATGTGTTGAGAGGTTGCCTTTGTTTGCTTTGTAGCGTGTCTAAGGTTGGTTTTGTGATATGGGAGATGAAGAATTATGGGGTTAGAAAGTCTTGGACTAAACTGTACAAGACTGACCCACAACTGATGATGGCACTGGATATCCCAACTTATCACTACATAAGAAGCGCAGTGTTTTTACAGAATGGTGAAATCCTATTACAAATTCGATTACATGATGGTCAGAGGTATTCATCATCTTTCGAATGGCAGAAGAGATCAACTGTTGTGAGAATATGCTGGGAAGACATCATCATAACATAA